The following are from one region of the Paenibacillus bovis genome:
- the aroA gene encoding 3-phosphoshikimate 1-carboxyvinyltransferase: MDVIVTPTPVLKGEIGALSSKNYTTRYLLVAALAEGTSTIHFPAHSEDSDAMRRCIRDLGATLEEDEEKIVITGFGSRPKDIKELNVGNAGAVLRFLMAIAALCPEVTFVNTYPDSLGKRPHDDLIESLGQLGVEVEHQQGRLPITIRGGQPKGGKITVSGSVSSQYLSALLFLTPLLAEDSEITVLHDLKSKVVVGQTLEVLSQAGIVIEASEDLMHYRVPGRQQYKAQEYTVQGDYPGSAAVLAAAAVTQSDVTIHRLPVESKQGEKAVVDVLKMMQVPLTHENDIVHVQGNGHLKAVEFDGDAATDAVLAMVAAAVFAEGTSRFYNVENLRYKECDRITDYLNELRKAGAHVEEKQAEIIVHGRPEGVEGGVTIDAHYDHRVIMALSIVGLRAKAPIRIQDAHHVAKSYPQYFDHIQALGAQVEWV, translated from the coding sequence ATGGATGTTATCGTTACCCCTACCCCCGTATTAAAAGGAGAGATTGGCGCTTTATCCTCCAAAAACTATACAACTCGTTACCTGCTGGTTGCCGCTCTGGCTGAAGGTACCAGTACGATCCATTTCCCAGCACACAGTGAAGACAGTGATGCGATGCGCCGCTGTATCCGTGATCTGGGAGCCACACTGGAAGAAGACGAAGAAAAGATTGTTATCACCGGTTTTGGCAGTCGTCCCAAAGACATCAAGGAACTGAATGTAGGCAACGCTGGTGCGGTATTGCGCTTCCTGATGGCGATTGCAGCCCTGTGTCCGGAAGTGACATTTGTGAATACATATCCAGATTCACTGGGTAAACGTCCACATGATGATCTGATCGAATCGCTTGGTCAGCTGGGTGTAGAAGTAGAGCATCAGCAGGGGCGTCTGCCGATCACTATTCGCGGCGGACAGCCCAAAGGCGGCAAGATTACCGTCTCCGGCAGTGTCAGCTCCCAGTATCTGAGTGCGCTGCTATTCCTGACCCCGCTGCTTGCAGAAGACAGTGAAATTACGGTACTGCATGATCTGAAATCCAAAGTGGTGGTTGGACAGACGCTTGAAGTGCTGTCCCAGGCAGGTATCGTTATCGAAGCGAGCGAGGATCTGATGCACTACCGTGTACCGGGGCGTCAGCAGTACAAAGCCCAGGAATATACTGTACAGGGAGATTATCCTGGTTCAGCAGCTGTGCTGGCTGCTGCAGCGGTAACCCAGTCCGATGTAACCATTCATCGTCTGCCTGTAGAGAGCAAGCAGGGTGAAAAAGCAGTAGTGGATGTACTCAAAATGATGCAAGTACCGCTTACTCATGAGAATGATATTGTGCATGTACAGGGTAATGGTCATCTCAAAGCAGTAGAGTTCGACGGCGATGCTGCTACCGATGCTGTGCTGGCGATGGTAGCAGCCGCTGTATTTGCCGAAGGAACTTCACGTTTCTATAATGTAGAGAATCTGCGCTACAAGGAATGTGATCGTATCACCGATTATTTGAACGAACTACGCAAAGCCGGTGCCCATGTAGAGGAAAAGCAGGCAGAAATTATCGTACATGGCCGTCCGGAAGGCGTTGAAGGTGGCGTTACGATCGATGCGCATTATGATCATCGTGTCATTATGGCATTGTCGATTGTCGGACTGCGCGCCAAAGCGCCGATTCGTATTCAGGATGCCCATCATGTGGCCAAGTCCTACCCGCAGTACTTTGATCATATCCAGGCGCTTGGTGCCCAGGTAGAATGGGTATAG
- a CDS encoding type 1 glutamine amidotransferase domain-containing protein, which produces MMRLAGKKVIALVDEEFEDLELWVPVYRVREEGAEVHLAGAEKGKKYIGKYGVPAEAEYSFDELDSADYDGILVPGGWAPDKLRRYPKVLELVREMHEARKPIGQICHAGWVLISAKILQGVTVTSTPGIRDDMENAGAIWKDEAVVVDGHIISARRPPDLPPYGKAFCDALAGE; this is translated from the coding sequence ATGATGAGATTAGCAGGCAAAAAGGTTATTGCTCTGGTTGATGAAGAATTTGAAGATCTGGAATTATGGGTTCCGGTATATCGTGTGCGCGAAGAAGGAGCTGAAGTTCATCTCGCCGGTGCGGAAAAAGGCAAAAAGTATATCGGTAAATATGGTGTACCTGCCGAAGCGGAATACAGCTTTGATGAACTGGATAGCGCCGATTATGATGGTATACTCGTTCCCGGAGGATGGGCGCCGGACAAACTCCGCCGTTATCCCAAAGTACTTGAACTGGTGCGCGAGATGCATGAAGCACGCAAGCCGATCGGTCAGATCTGCCATGCAGGCTGGGTATTGATCTCGGCGAAGATTCTTCAGGGTGTAACCGTTACCTCTACACCGGGTATTCGTGATGATATGGAGAATGCCGGAGCTATCTGGAAAGACGAAGCAGTAGTCGTTGATGGACATATTATCTCGGCGCGTCGGCCGCCGGATCTGCCTCCTTATGGCAAAGCATTCTGCGATGCACTTGCAGGTGAATAA
- a CDS encoding rhodanese-like domain-containing protein, translating to MANETQITTDELRQRLADGEKLQLIDVREHDEVIYGMIEGARHIPMNQIPGRMEEIDPDVQTVLICRSGARSERVREYLNENGYDNCLNMSGGMIEWMEGE from the coding sequence ATGGCTAACGAAACACAGATTACAACAGACGAACTGCGTCAGCGGTTGGCGGATGGTGAAAAACTGCAGCTGATCGATGTACGCGAGCATGATGAAGTTATTTATGGCATGATTGAAGGTGCCAGACATATTCCAATGAATCAGATTCCCGGCCGGATGGAAGAGATTGATCCGGATGTGCAGACTGTTCTGATCTGCCGTAGCGGTGCACGCAGTGAACGTGTGCGCGAATATTTAAATGAAAATGGCTATGATAACTGCCTCAATATGTCGGGCGGTATGATTGAGTGGATGGAAGGCGAATAA
- a CDS encoding glucose PTS transporter subunit IIA: MNWLGSLQQFGRAIMLPTMVLPAAAILLSVGGLPWDTWGAPVISEVATVAGQSIFHYLPFIFAIGVALGLANQEGPAGLAAFAGMALYDYVIRHFSSELIQPSTLIGIIIGVIAGAAYRRFKNVRLPEAIQFFGGSRFVLLFMGLFSSLFACLMLWMAPLLQDVLNGLTWVLSTMGGLGLFLYGALYRVLSAFGLHHLLNNIVWFQIGSYEAHGDIVQGDLPRFFSGDPTAGIYMAGLYPVMMFALPAAALAIIHEAREDLKPKVRKTFMRAALVCFLTGVSEQIEFAFLFASPGLFMIHIFLSGLAMWITYALDIHHGFSYSAGVIDYVLNYHLSTNAWLLIPIGIAYALVYYAIFRFAIRRFRIPTPGREEASTLGDWVGNIPYQAPLILQALGGKDNIVQVEACITRLRLTVVNDRLLDNRALKELGSAGLIKLGGGNVQIVFGTYSELIREEIRKLMEHDLSHVKFCAPVQGRMIPLAEVPDQIFAGKLVGEGVAFVPDSGELVAPVAGTIIHMYPTMHALGIRTVEGVEILLHIGIDTSQQKGCFEAYVAAGDVIEPGQLLIKFDLDTLQKNAPSLATPMVITNPDRVRSWSYAPFKQVKKGQGTVMSVVLHDKNGGEEKA; the protein is encoded by the coding sequence TTGAACTGGCTAGGTTCCCTGCAGCAGTTCGGAAGGGCAATTATGCTGCCAACGATGGTACTTCCAGCTGCAGCCATACTGCTCAGTGTTGGCGGACTGCCATGGGATACATGGGGCGCACCCGTGATCTCGGAAGTCGCTACTGTAGCAGGACAGAGTATCTTTCACTATTTACCTTTCATTTTCGCGATAGGCGTCGCGCTGGGACTTGCCAATCAGGAAGGACCCGCCGGTCTGGCTGCATTTGCCGGTATGGCGTTGTACGACTATGTTATTCGACATTTTAGCAGTGAATTAATCCAGCCTTCCACATTAATCGGCATTATTATCGGTGTTATTGCCGGAGCAGCCTACAGGCGATTCAAAAATGTGCGGCTTCCTGAAGCGATCCAGTTTTTTGGCGGATCGCGTTTTGTTCTTTTATTTATGGGATTATTCTCTTCCCTGTTCGCCTGTCTGATGCTGTGGATGGCTCCACTGCTTCAGGATGTACTTAATGGGCTGACCTGGGTGCTATCTACGATGGGCGGTCTGGGATTGTTTCTGTACGGAGCACTGTACCGCGTGCTGTCGGCTTTTGGATTGCATCATTTGCTTAATAATATTGTCTGGTTCCAGATCGGTTCTTATGAAGCACATGGAGATATTGTGCAGGGCGATCTGCCGCGCTTTTTCAGTGGTGATCCGACGGCTGGTATCTATATGGCCGGATTGTATCCGGTGATGATGTTTGCGCTGCCTGCAGCTGCTCTGGCTATTATTCATGAAGCGAGAGAAGATCTCAAACCCAAAGTCCGTAAAACATTTATGCGGGCGGCTCTTGTCTGCTTTTTGACAGGAGTGTCCGAACAGATTGAGTTTGCGTTCCTGTTTGCTTCACCAGGACTATTCATGATTCATATTTTCCTGTCCGGGCTGGCGATGTGGATTACGTATGCGCTGGATATCCACCATGGATTTTCTTATTCTGCGGGTGTAATCGATTATGTGCTCAATTATCATTTATCCACCAACGCCTGGCTGCTGATCCCGATTGGTATCGCTTATGCGCTGGTCTATTATGCCATTTTCCGGTTTGCTATTCGGCGGTTCCGCATTCCGACGCCCGGACGCGAGGAAGCCTCGACACTCGGCGACTGGGTCGGGAATATTCCGTATCAGGCACCGCTTATTTTGCAGGCACTGGGCGGCAAGGACAATATTGTACAGGTCGAAGCCTGTATTACCCGTCTGCGTCTCACCGTAGTCAATGACCGCCTGCTGGATAACCGGGCGCTCAAGGAACTGGGGTCTGCCGGACTGATCAAGCTGGGTGGAGGCAATGTACAGATTGTATTTGGTACGTATTCCGAGCTGATCCGTGAAGAAATCCGCAAGCTGATGGAACATGATCTGTCTCATGTAAAATTCTGTGCTCCGGTACAGGGTCGCATGATTCCGCTGGCGGAAGTGCCGGATCAGATTTTTGCCGGTAAACTGGTTGGTGAAGGGGTAGCTTTTGTTCCTGACAGCGGCGAGCTGGTCGCACCGGTAGCAGGTACAATTATTCATATGTATCCAACCATGCATGCACTGGGGATACGAACCGTAGAAGGGGTGGAGATTCTGCTTCATATCGGAATTGATACATCCCAGCAAAAGGGATGCTTTGAAGCTTATGTTGCTGCCGGAGATGTGATTGAACCCGGACAGCTGTTAATCAAGTTTGATCTCGATACCTTGCAAAAAAACGCACCGTCTCTTGCGACACCTATGGTTATTACCAACCCTGACCGTGTACGATCCTGGAGCTATGCTCCATTCAAACAGGTGAAAAAAGGACAGGGTACAGTAATGTCGGTCGTACTGCATGATAAGAACGGTGGGGAGGAAAAAGCATGA
- the ccpA gene encoding catabolite control protein A, which yields MTVTIYDVAREAGVSMATVSRVVNNNPNVKPQTRKKVYEAIERLGYRPNAVARGLASKKTTTVGVVIPDISNSIFAEIARGIEDIANMYHYNIILCNADKKKEKEIRVVNTLLEKQVDGLLFMGGTVTEDHLQAFQTAAVPIVLCATRDEEGIIPSVDIDHEQAAFDAVNTLIRHGHRDIAMISGTLQDPANGYARFQGYKKALEAANIEYKEDWVRIGNYRYESGVEAMKYFIGLKKRPTAIFAATDEMAIGAIHSIQDEGLKVPDDFSVISVDNIRMASMVRPQLTTVAQPMYDLGAVAMRLLTKLMKKENVDNPRVILPHETILRLSVNQR from the coding sequence GTGACAGTAACTATTTACGATGTAGCACGCGAAGCTGGCGTATCCATGGCTACCGTATCCCGGGTAGTAAATAATAATCCCAACGTCAAACCACAGACCCGCAAAAAGGTCTATGAAGCGATTGAACGTCTGGGTTATCGCCCGAATGCCGTAGCGCGTGGATTGGCAAGCAAGAAAACAACAACCGTAGGTGTTGTTATCCCCGATATTTCAAATTCAATCTTTGCCGAAATCGCTCGTGGTATCGAGGATATCGCCAATATGTACCATTATAATATTATCCTATGTAATGCGGATAAGAAAAAAGAAAAAGAGATTCGCGTTGTGAACACTCTGTTGGAGAAACAGGTGGATGGTCTGCTGTTCATGGGTGGAACCGTAACCGAAGATCATCTGCAGGCATTCCAGACTGCTGCGGTACCTATCGTACTGTGTGCAACACGCGACGAAGAAGGTATTATTCCTTCGGTTGATATCGATCATGAACAGGCTGCATTTGATGCAGTAAATACACTGATCCGTCACGGACATCGTGATATCGCGATGATCAGCGGCACACTGCAAGACCCGGCGAATGGTTATGCCCGTTTCCAGGGATACAAAAAAGCACTGGAAGCCGCTAATATCGAATACAAAGAAGACTGGGTACGTATCGGCAACTATCGTTACGAGTCCGGCGTAGAAGCGATGAAGTACTTTATCGGGCTCAAAAAACGTCCGACAGCTATTTTCGCGGCAACTGATGAAATGGCGATTGGTGCTATTCACAGTATCCAGGATGAGGGACTAAAAGTGCCAGATGATTTCTCTGTCATTTCTGTCGATAATATTCGTATGGCATCCATGGTACGTCCGCAGCTGACAACGGTTGCGCAGCCGATGTACGATCTGGGTGCAGTAGCTATGCGTCTGCTAACCAAGCTGATGAAAAAGGAAAACGTGGACAATCCTCGCGTTATCCTGCCTCATGAGACCATTCTGCGTCTGTCCGTAAATCAGCGTTAA
- a CDS encoding transglycosylase domain-containing protein, translating into MAEKKDIRPTKKPDRSTGTRSRGRRIWTTIKWILIAGFTFCLFAGGILLGYVSSIVKDEPVRSRAEIVKSIDENAVTGFAYFSDASPIGQLRTEEDRRLVTFDQIPQSVINAIISIEDNRFYEHMGVDMNGTLRAVKQKVLNESVQTGGSTLTQQLARRVFLSADKTNDRKIKEMLLSMRIERFLTKDEILTAYLNKMPFGKGSSGYNIFGIKAAAKGIFGINDLNEVNIAEAAYMAGLPQLPSAYSAFNSGGSFNEAGFNRAVERQQLVLKRMKDLGKITDQQYREALDFDIKGALAKPTAKAYSTYPYLMMETERQGAQILLKLNNPDLDKAKVSSQEYSELLEESRQKLLTGGYRVYTTINKTVYNTMHEIAADSSNFSPDSSSKGKEQTAAMMINHKTGAILGMIEGRSFQEEQMNYATQMTRQPGSTMKPIAAYLPGLDSGAVQPASILDDAPLIMENGSRGYHIPGNANGRYQGLVTARTALNESLNLPALKVFNQKVGIAKAWAFAKKLGITTITQDDYSAQTGVLGGLKYGVTVEELTNAYGSIPNNGVFNDAYMISKIVDPYGNVVYQHKPEPKRVYSKQTAYLMTDMLRTVISGSDGTGRSLQSLFNKYGKIPIAGKTGSTQNYADVWFMGFTPDVTLGVWAGYREPVNTLSEDGKKRARTLWATIMNRVTDSDPELFKTDSFTKPDGIVTQTVSGYSGKLPTSATRRSGKLVTDIFNAKFVPKDFDDGVSYAKYITYNGVNYIPQDSTPDDMVNQRTVVKREMPISQLIKDLQNALSKSSGTRYSLSHYLPEDAGADAPTAVDPRRDDGSAPAAPSNVRISISGGSASITFNSSGSADVVGYRLYRSTGGGSYQYQKSIQLGSNYFSSSVPGDGASSFYVTAVDVGGHESSSSGAVSYSPVPVQEEVVPDDQPMEGSELGSGSDDEEQQEENDTGAPDSPSSLSVKSGGSGIADLTWRAPSKTTTGYKVYFSHSIGGPYSLIGDVKDPVYQYNTGSAIRGFFYVVAVNGDQSSKPTSAVAYRE; encoded by the coding sequence TACGTTCGCGTGCAGAAATTGTAAAGTCGATTGATGAAAATGCGGTAACCGGCTTTGCCTATTTTAGTGACGCTTCTCCAATAGGTCAGCTCAGAACCGAGGAAGACCGGAGACTTGTTACGTTTGACCAAATTCCGCAATCCGTTATCAATGCTATTATATCCATAGAAGACAACCGGTTTTATGAACATATGGGTGTGGATATGAATGGTACACTTCGCGCTGTCAAACAGAAAGTGCTCAATGAGTCGGTTCAGACAGGCGGCAGTACGCTCACCCAGCAGTTAGCGAGACGGGTATTTCTGAGTGCGGACAAAACCAATGACCGTAAAATCAAGGAAATGCTGTTGTCCATGAGAATCGAGCGTTTCCTGACCAAAGATGAAATTTTAACAGCGTATCTGAATAAAATGCCTTTTGGTAAAGGCTCCAGTGGATACAATATTTTTGGTATCAAAGCAGCCGCCAAAGGAATCTTCGGGATTAATGATCTGAATGAAGTCAATATTGCAGAAGCTGCCTATATGGCGGGTCTACCCCAGCTTCCAAGTGCCTATTCTGCATTTAACAGCGGCGGCAGTTTTAACGAAGCCGGTTTTAATCGGGCTGTAGAGCGTCAGCAGCTCGTACTGAAGCGTATGAAGGATCTGGGTAAAATTACCGATCAACAGTATCGCGAAGCACTGGATTTTGATATCAAAGGTGCTCTTGCCAAGCCGACAGCCAAAGCCTATTCTACGTATCCGTATCTGATGATGGAGACAGAGCGGCAGGGTGCACAGATTCTGCTGAAGCTGAATAACCCGGATCTGGATAAAGCCAAAGTTTCTTCCCAGGAATATAGTGAATTGCTGGAAGAATCGCGGCAAAAGCTGCTTACCGGTGGCTACCGTGTGTATACGACGATCAACAAAACGGTCTATAACACCATGCATGAAATTGCAGCGGACAGCAGCAATTTCTCACCTGACAGCAGCAGCAAAGGAAAAGAACAAACGGCAGCAATGATGATCAATCATAAAACCGGAGCGATTCTGGGCATGATTGAAGGTCGCAGCTTCCAGGAAGAACAGATGAACTATGCGACCCAGATGACACGGCAGCCTGGCTCCACCATGAAGCCTATTGCCGCCTATCTGCCCGGCCTGGATTCCGGAGCTGTGCAGCCGGCCAGTATTCTGGACGATGCGCCGCTCATTATGGAAAATGGCAGCAGGGGCTATCATATCCCGGGTAACGCCAATGGACGCTATCAGGGTCTAGTTACTGCACGTACAGCACTGAATGAATCGCTGAACCTGCCTGCCCTCAAAGTGTTCAACCAGAAAGTCGGCATCGCCAAAGCATGGGCATTTGCCAAAAAGCTCGGTATTACTACGATTACCCAGGATGATTATTCCGCTCAGACCGGCGTGCTCGGCGGTTTGAAATACGGAGTAACTGTCGAAGAGCTCACCAATGCATATGGCTCTATTCCGAATAATGGTGTATTTAATGATGCTTATATGATCAGCAAAATTGTGGATCCGTATGGCAATGTAGTCTATCAGCATAAACCAGAACCAAAACGTGTCTATTCCAAGCAGACTGCCTATCTGATGACCGATATGCTGCGTACCGTTATCTCGGGTTCCGATGGTACAGGTCGTTCTCTGCAAAGCCTGTTCAACAAATACGGCAAAATTCCGATCGCCGGTAAAACAGGTTCTACCCAGAATTATGCGGACGTATGGTTTATGGGCTTTACGCCGGATGTAACACTTGGCGTATGGGCTGGTTATCGTGAGCCAGTCAATACACTGTCCGAAGACGGCAAGAAGCGTGCCCGTACACTCTGGGCAACGATTATGAACCGAGTAACGGATAGCGATCCAGAGCTGTTCAAAACCGATTCCTTTACCAAACCGGATGGCATTGTTACCCAGACCGTATCGGGTTACAGCGGCAAGCTGCCGACCAGCGCTACACGGCGATCCGGCAAGCTCGTTACCGATATTTTCAATGCCAAGTTTGTACCCAAGGACTTTGACGATGGTGTATCCTATGCCAAATATATTACCTATAACGGTGTCAATTATATTCCGCAGGACAGTACGCCGGATGATATGGTAAATCAGCGAACTGTCGTCAAGCGTGAGATGCCTATTTCACAGCTGATCAAGGATCTGCAAAATGCATTGTCCAAGTCATCTGGTACGAGATACTCATTGAGCCATTATTTGCCGGAAGATGCGGGTGCAGATGCGCCGACAGCTGTAGATCCGCGCAGAGACGATGGCAGCGCGCCAGCAGCTCCGAGCAATGTACGTATCTCAATTAGCGGCGGCAGTGCCAGCATTACCTTTAACTCCAGCGGTTCGGCAGATGTAGTGGGCTATCGTCTCTATCGTTCCACTGGTGGCGGATCGTATCAATACCAGAAATCGATCCAGCTGGGCAGCAACTACTTCAGCTCCAGTGTACCGGGTGACGGTGCTTCATCCTTCTACGTTACTGCCGTGGATGTAGGCGGTCATGAATCGTCTTCCAGTGGTGCCGTGAGCTATAGCCCTGTACCTGTACAGGAAGAAGTCGTTCCGGATGATCAACCGATGGAAGGCAGTGAACTGGGTTCCGGCTCCGATGATGAAGAGCAGCAGGAAGAGAATGATACCGGCGCACCGGATAGTCCTTCCTCGCTTAGCGTCAAGTCGGGCGGCTCGGGTATTGCCGATCTGACCTGGAGAGCTCCATCCAAAACAACGACAGGCTACAAGGTTTACTTTAGCCATTCGATCGGTGGCCCGTATAGCCTGATCGGGGATGTCAAAGATCCTGTATATCAATACAATACAGGATCGGCAATCAGAGGATTCTTCTATGTGGTAGCTGTAAATGGCGACCAGTCCTCCAAGCCTACCTCTGCAGTAGCCTATAGAGAGTAG
- the ptsP gene encoding phosphoenolpyruvate--protein phosphotransferase, translated as MIQGIAAAAGVAIGKAFVLPTWEWDVPDQKLDTVDLTQEFERLYEGIRTSKHEIESMKNEFEEIAGPEESSIFDAHIAILEDPEFMNEIRGLIERQYKAAEVAVQEATDHFVTMFDLLDDEYMKERAADIKDVGNRLLKHLLGAPEVTLPTDTQPYILVAKELPPSQLVHLNPQHVLGIVTMMGGKTSHSAIMARALGIPLVSGLENELESLIQTGEMVVVDGDQGRVYVEPDAQTVESYQRLRTEQQQRKRQLALLTSVEPVTADGVKMRLSANISSIKELDIALNHGAEGVGLFRTEFMYMDRKSLPEEQEQFEIYRMVAEKSKGQPVVIRTLDIGGDKELDYFELPEEENPFLGYRAIRICLDHPEMFRTQLRAILRASAYGKVKIMYPMISSLEELRRANEALKQAKQELDQREIHYDSDIEVGIMIEVPAAVAIADLLAEECDFFSIGSNDLVQYVLAVDRMNEHIAHMYNPYHPAVLRMLRTTVEAARASGIPVSICGEMAGDERSLPFWMHLGVRQLSMSPQSLLRIKQSILHTSSTEAAHQAAHWMKLKTAAEIEQGMSSYNRALHELIAADEQLACSPIS; from the coding sequence ATGATTCAGGGAATTGCGGCTGCTGCAGGAGTAGCCATTGGAAAAGCATTTGTACTGCCTACCTGGGAATGGGATGTACCCGATCAGAAGCTGGATACGGTCGATCTGACCCAGGAGTTTGAACGTTTATACGAAGGAATACGCACATCCAAGCACGAGATCGAATCGATGAAAAATGAATTCGAGGAAATTGCGGGTCCGGAAGAATCCAGCATTTTCGATGCACATATTGCTATTCTGGAAGATCCCGAGTTTATGAATGAGATCCGGGGTCTGATCGAGCGCCAGTACAAGGCAGCCGAAGTGGCTGTGCAGGAAGCTACGGATCATTTTGTCACCATGTTCGATCTGCTGGATGATGAATATATGAAAGAACGGGCAGCCGACATTAAGGATGTAGGCAATCGTCTGCTCAAGCATCTGCTTGGTGCACCGGAAGTCACACTGCCCACTGACACACAGCCTTATATTCTGGTCGCCAAGGAGCTGCCTCCTTCCCAATTGGTGCATCTCAATCCTCAGCATGTGCTGGGTATCGTAACGATGATGGGCGGCAAAACATCTCATTCGGCGATTATGGCACGTGCCCTGGGAATCCCGCTCGTCTCGGGACTGGAGAATGAATTGGAATCTTTGATCCAGACAGGAGAAATGGTTGTAGTAGATGGCGATCAGGGCAGAGTATATGTAGAGCCCGACGCGCAGACCGTGGAATCCTATCAGCGCCTGCGTACCGAACAGCAACAGCGCAAGCGCCAATTGGCACTGCTCACTTCGGTTGAGCCGGTGACTGCAGACGGCGTGAAAATGCGTTTGTCTGCCAATATCAGTTCAATCAAAGAGCTGGATATTGCACTAAATCACGGAGCCGAAGGCGTAGGGCTGTTCCGGACCGAATTTATGTATATGGATCGAAAATCCCTGCCAGAAGAACAAGAGCAGTTTGAGATTTATCGAATGGTAGCGGAGAAATCCAAAGGTCAGCCGGTAGTTATTCGCACACTGGATATTGGTGGCGACAAAGAGCTTGATTATTTTGAACTACCAGAAGAAGAAAATCCATTTCTCGGTTACCGGGCGATTCGTATCTGTCTGGATCATCCGGAGATGTTCCGGACCCAGCTGCGTGCGATTCTACGTGCCAGTGCGTATGGCAAAGTCAAAATTATGTATCCCATGATCTCTTCACTGGAGGAGCTGCGCCGGGCGAATGAAGCATTGAAGCAGGCTAAGCAAGAACTGGATCAGCGCGAAATACATTATGATTCCGATATCGAAGTAGGGATTATGATCGAAGTGCCGGCAGCTGTAGCTATTGCCGATCTGTTGGCAGAGGAATGCGACTTTTTCAGTATCGGCAGTAACGATCTGGTACAGTATGTGCTGGCGGTAGACCGGATGAACGAGCATATCGCGCATATGTATAATCCTTATCATCCTGCTGTACTGCGTATGCTGCGGACGACTGTCGAGGCAGCGCGTGCCAGCGGCATTCCAGTGAGTATCTGCGGAGAAATGGCTGGAGATGAGCGCTCTCTGCCGTTCTGGATGCACCTCGGTGTACGACAGCTGAGTATGTCACCACAATCCCTGCTGCGCATTAAGCAATCTATTTTGCACACTTCATCAACCGAAGCTGCGCACCAAGCTGCTCATTGGATGAAGCTCAAAACAGCGGCCGAAATCGAGCAGGGGATGAGCAGTTATAACCGGGCACTGCACGAATTGATTGCTGCAGACGAGCAGTTGGCCTGCTCTCCAATATCCTGA
- a CDS encoding CoA-binding protein: MAFENPSREEIKKILEEVGTIAVVGLSDKPDRTSYMVAGAMQSRGYRIIPVNPMAAGQQILGETCYASLRDIPEPVDMVNVFRRSEFCAEVAQEAAEVNARTLWLQLGVFSDEAAEIARQHEMNIIMDRCIKVEEAILRPVRS; the protein is encoded by the coding sequence ATGGCTTTTGAGAATCCTTCCAGAGAAGAAATCAAGAAAATACTTGAAGAGGTAGGTACGATCGCTGTTGTAGGGCTATCGGACAAGCCTGATCGCACTTCATATATGGTAGCAGGAGCCATGCAAAGCCGTGGCTACCGCATTATCCCGGTCAATCCGATGGCAGCCGGTCAGCAGATCCTCGGCGAGACCTGCTATGCCAGCCTTCGCGATATTCCGGAGCCTGTCGATATGGTCAATGTGTTCCGCCGCAGTGAGTTCTGTGCCGAAGTAGCCCAGGAAGCAGCAGAGGTGAATGCTCGTACGCTTTGGCTGCAGCTCGGCGTATTCAGCGACGAAGCAGCCGAGATTGCCCGTCAGCATGAGATGAATATCATTATGGACCGCTGTATCAAAGTCGAAGAAGCTATTTTGCGCCCGGTTCGCAGCTAG
- the ytxJ gene encoding bacillithiol system redox-active protein YtxJ, whose protein sequence is MTNVNQLTTIDQLQEALDHTAERPLLVFKHSTRCPISAGAYSEFQSYLGGSPSEEVDYGLIYVVENRDVSNAAAEKLDLKHESPQAILIKNGEPVWNTSHSRITSSALREALS, encoded by the coding sequence ATGACAAATGTAAATCAACTGACAACGATCGACCAATTACAAGAAGCTCTCGACCACACTGCAGAGAGACCACTTCTCGTATTTAAACATAGTACCCGTTGTCCGATTAGTGCAGGCGCATATAGTGAATTTCAATCTTACCTTGGTGGCAGTCCGAGCGAAGAGGTAGATTACGGATTGATTTATGTAGTAGAGAATCGTGATGTTTCCAATGCGGCAGCAGAGAAACTGGATCTCAAGCATGAATCGCCACAGGCTATATTGATCAAAAACGGAGAACCGGTATGGAATACATCGCATTCCCGTATTACTTCAAGCGCATTACGTGAGGCACTATCCTGA